GTCCTGGAACGGTGATTAAGAATTGAGCGATCTTGATTGCGTTTTCCTGTTGTCTCTCAATACGTAAtgccaaagttttcaatcCCCTCAATAGTAGCCAGCAATCAAAAGGCGCTAGACCACACCCGGTAGAATTGATCACAAAGTAAAGATCCTGGGCCAGTTTTTCACTGTTGGTGGCCAGCACTCCCGACATGATGTCATGGTGACCATTTAGGTATTTGGTTGCACTTTCGTACTGAATATCCACTCCAAGATCTGTCAAAGGAGACATCAGAACTGGAGACATCATCGTGTTGTCAAAGACGACGATACAGTTGGGATTGATTTCATGCGCATGTGCTGTGATGCTTCTGACGTCCACCACCTTAATCAGTGGATTCGTTGGAGATTCCAAAAAAATCATACGAGTATTCTTTGTAATCTTTTGCTTCATTAGTTCAGTATCCGTGGTATCGTAATGGTTAACGATAAGTTgttttttgttcttcaagaatgtTAGTAATCGGTGAGTTCCACCATAGAGATCGTCACCTGCAATGACTTCGTCACCTGGATCCAGCAACCTGACTATGACGTCCAGGGCACTCATTCCACTGGAGACAGCAAATGTCGCCTTTGCACCCATAATTCGACTTAAATAATTCTGCAACGTCGTTCTTGTCGGATTTCCAGATCTTGTATAGTCATAAGCTCCCATATTACTAAGAGAGTCCTGCCTAAACGTTGCAGTCTGGTAAAGGGGAGGGTTACATGAGTTGTACTGGTCCTCAAATCCGAGACGGACTAACTCTGTCTCAATGTCGA
This window of the Komagataella phaffii GS115 chromosome 2, complete sequence genome carries:
- a CDS encoding Cystathionine beta-lyase, converts cystathionine into homocysteine, with the translated sequence MEEKFDIETELVRLGFEDQYNSCNPPLYQTATFRQDSLSNMGAYDYTRSGNPTRTTLQNYLSRIMGAKATFAVSSGMSALDVIVRLLDPGDEVIAGDDLYGGTHRLLTFLKNKKQLIVNHYDTTDTELMKQKITKNTRMIFLESPTNPLIKVVDVRSITAHAHEINPNCIVVFDNTMMSPVLMSPLTDLGVDIQYESATKYLNGHHDIMSGVLATNSEKLAQDLYFVINSTGCGLAPFDCWLLLRGLKTLALRIERQQENAIKIAQFLITVPGLKVRSVALPDHPQYELHKSMAKGPGAVLSFETGSVETSSKIIEACKIWSITVSFGCVNSLISLPCQMSHASIDPDTRAERDLPEDLVRLCVGIENVNDLIKDLAAALRVGGISVPAQ